The segment GCACCGAGAAGCTGTTCACCCAGGGCGAGACCAGCCAGACCGGCAACTCGCTCGACGTGGCGATCCAGGGCCGCGGCTTCCTGCAGGTATCGATGCCCGACGGCACCATCGCCTACACCCGCGACGGCTCCCTGCACACCGACGCCAACGGCCAGCTGGTCACCGCCGACGGTTACCCGTTGAATCCCGGCATCACGCTGCCGTCCAACGTGCAGAGCATCACCATCGGCGCCGACGGCACCGTGTCGGCGACCACCAACGGTTCGGGCGCGGCGGTGCAGGTGGGCACGCTGCAGCTGGCGGATTTCGTCAATCCGGCCGGCCTGCAGCCGAAGGGCAACAACCTCTACATGGAAACCGCTTCCAGCGGCGCGCCGCAGACCGGCCAGCCCGGCCTCAACGGCATGGGCACGCTGATGCAGGGCGCGCTGGAGTCCTCCAACGTCAACGTGGTGGAGGAGATGGTCAACATGATCGAGACCCAGCGCACCTACGAAATGAACTCCAAGGCCATCAGCAGCACCGACCAGATGCTGCAGGACCTGACCGACAAGATGTGAGGACGGCGATGAACGCGACTCCCCGAATCCTTCGTCTCGTCGTGCCGCTGGTGCTGCTGGTGCTGCCCGGCTGCGCCACGATGGCGCCATCGCACGACGACGCCCAGTGGGCCGCCACCGCGCCGGTCGAGCCGACCGCGACGCCGGTCGCCGACGGTTCGATCTACCACGACAACCAGAACATGGAGCTGTTCGTCGACCCGCGCGCCCATCGCGTCGGCGACATCCTCACCGTGGTGCTGCAGGAGAGTACGCAGGCCAGCAAGAAGGCTTCCACCAGCACCAGCAAGACCGACAAGAACAGCTTCGAGGCCCCCGTGCTGCTGGGCAAGACGGCCACCCTCAACGGCAACCCGGCGAGCATCTCGCTCAACGGCGACCGCAGCTTCGCCGGCGACGGCTCGTCCAGCCAGAGCAACCAGCTCAGCGGCCAGATCACCGTCACCGTGGCCCAGCGCCTGTCCAACGGCAACCTGGTGGTGCGCGGCGAGAAGTGGCTGACGATCAACCAGGGCAAGGAGCTGATCCGGATCTCCGGCATCGTCCGCCCGCAGGACATCAACCCCGACAACAGCGTCTCCTCCAGCCGCGTGGCCGATGCGCGCATCGCCTACACCGGGCGTGGCTCGCTGGCCGATGCCAATACCCAGGGCTGGCTGGCGCGCTTCTTCAACTCCAAGTGGATGCCGTTCTGATGAAAACGCGCCCGTTGACCAGGCACCTGCGCAACACCGCCGTACCTGCGTCCGTGCACGCACCGCACGAGGTGCGCGTGCAGGAGCACCCGCTGCCGGACGAGCTGCTCGGCGCACGGGCGACCGACGCCCGTCGCCGCAGCGAGCTGCGGCGGGCCCTGCTGCGCTGGCGCCAGGCCGGCGCGGCGTTGCTGGCGGTGTTCGGCCTGGGCCTGGGGCTGGTCGGGCCGGCGCATGCCGACAAGATCCGCGACCTGACCTCGGTGGCCGGCGTGCGGACCAACCAGTTGATCGGCTACGGCCTGGTGGTCGGCCTGGACGGTTCGGGCGACCAGACCACGCAGGCGCCATTCACCACCCAGAGCCTGGAGAACATGCTGCAGCAGTTCGGCATCGTGGTGCCGGCCAACGCGCGCCCGCAGCTGAAGAACGCGGCCGCGGTGATCGTCACCGCCGACCTGCCGCCGTTCGCCAAGCCCGGCCAGACCATCGACGTCACCGTCGCCTCGATCGGCAACGCCAAGACGCTGCGCGGCGGCCAGCTGCTGATGGCGCCGCTCAAGGGCGCCGACGGCAATACCTATGCGATCGCCCAGGGCAGCGTGGTGATCGGCGGCATCAGCGCGCAGGGCAAGAGCGGCTCCAGCGTGCAGGTGAACATCTCCGATTCCGGCCGCATCCCCAACGGAGCCACGGTGGAACGCGCCGTGCCCTCGTCGTTCGCCAGCGGCGGCGACCTGGTGCTCAACCTCAACACGCCGGACTTCACCACCGCCTCGCGCGTGGTTCAGGCGATCAACGCCGCCTACGGCGCCGGTACCGCCAATGCGCTGGACGGCGGCTCGATCGCCGTGCGCAGTCCGCCGGATCCGTCGCAGAAGGTCTCCTGGCTGGGCGACATCCAGAACATCGACGTCACCCCCGGCGATCCGCCGGCGCGGGTGGTGGTGAACTCGCGCACCGGCACCGTGGTGATCGGCTCGGACGTGCGGGTCACCGCCGCGGCGGTGGCGCACGGCTCGATCCAGGTGACCATCAGCGAGCAGCCGCTGGTCAGCCAGCCGAATGCCTTCAGCAAAGGCCAGACCGCGGTGGTTCCATCCAGCGACGTGCAGGTCAGCGAGAACGGCGGGCACATGTTCAAGTTCGGTCCCGGCGTGAGCCTGGACACCATCGTGCGCGCGGTGAACCAGGTGGGTGCGGCGCCGAGCGACCTGATCTCGATCCTGCAGGCGCTCAAGCAGGCCGGTGCGCTGCATGCGGACCTCGTGGTGATCTGACATGGCCGGTGGCGTCGACAGCGTTGCGCAGGGCGTCAGTACCTGGACCGATCTGTCCGGGTTCAATGCGCTGCGCAACACCGCGCAGAGCGACGCCAAGGCCGCGCTGCCGATCGTCGCCAAGCAGTTCGAATCGATCTTCACCCAGATGGTGCTCAAGTCGATGCGCGACGCCAACTTCGGCGATCCCAACTTCGACAGCCAGGCGAGCACCTCCTGGCAGGGACTGGCCGACCAGCAGCTGGCGGTCACCCTGTCCTCGCAGGGGCATGGCCTGGGCATCGCCGAGATGCTGGTGCGCCAGCTCGGCGGCAAGGACGCGCAAGCCGCAAGCGGTGCCACCGGCAACGACTGGCAATCCCGGCTGGGTTCGGTCGCCGCCGCACTGGGGGCTTCCACCGGCGCCGCCGCACCGGCTTCGGCGAGCTCTGGCTCGTCCGGCTCGTCCGGCTGGGACGACCCCGAGGCCGACACCATGAGCTCGGTCGCCGGCGCGCTGGGCAGCGCGGCCACGGCGGCCTCCCGGCTGGTGCCGGGCGACCCGGTCAGTTTCGTCACCACGATGGCGCCGTTCGCCAGGAAGGCGGCGCAGAAGCTCGGCGTGTCGGTGCGTGCGGTGCTGGCGCAGGCTGCACTGGAGACGAAGTGGGGACAGCACATGCCGCGCCATGTCGACGGCACGTCCAGCAACAACCTGTTCGGCATGAAGGCCGGCTCCAGCTGGGACGGCGGCAGCGTCAGCGTGCCGACCCTGGAAGTGGAGGGTGGCGTGCCGGTGCGCCGGCGCGCGGCGTTCCGCGCCTACGAGTCGCCCGCGCAGTCGTTCAACGACTACGCACGGCTGCTCGGCGACAACCCGCGCTACGCGCAGGCGCTGGGCAAGGGCGACGACGTGGCCGGGTTTGCCCACGGCCTGGTCCAGGGCGGCTACGCGACCGACCCGGACTACGCCCGCAAGATCGCGGCGATCGCCAACAGCCCGGCGATGCGCCAGGCGCTGGACGCGCTCAAGAACGGCGCGTTCGCGCCGATGTCCTCCGAATGAACGCCTGGATCTAGCCCATGGCCAATCTCTTCAGTACCGGTGTCTCCGGCCTCAATGCGGCCCAGGTCGCGCTGAACACCGTGGGCAACAACATCGCCAATGCGGGCACCGACGGCTACAGCCGCGAGGTGGTACTGCAGGCCGAGCGCGTCGTGCCGCAGGCCGCGCGCTACACGGTCGGCGGCGGCGTCGACGTGACCGCGGTCGAGCGCGCCTATTCCAGCTACCTGACCCAGGCGGTGTGGACCAGCAACGGCAACCTGCAGCGTGCCACCACCTACAACGACCTGGCCGGCACGCTGAACAGCATGCTCAATGCCAGCGGCGACCTGCAGGGGGCGCTGGACAGTTTCTACGGCGGCTTCGATACGGTCGCCAACACGCCCAACGACAGCTCGGCGCGGCAGGCGGCGCTGGGCAACGCGTCCGCGCTGGCTTCCGTGTTCAACACGCTGGGCACCCAGTTCGCCAGCCAGCAGCAGCAGATCAACGGGCAGATCGGCAGCACCGTCGCCAGCGTCAACACCACGCTCGACAACATTGCCAGCCTCAACAAGAAGATCCACGAGACTCTGGGCAGCAGCACGCCCAACGCGTTGCTGGACCAGCGCGACGCGCTGGTGAACACGCTGTCCGGCTATCTCGGGGTCACCGCCGTGGCGCAGACCGACGGCACCATGAGCGTCTACAGCAGCAGTGGCCAGGCACTGGTCAGCGGCAGCAGTGCGTTCAAGCTCAGCGTCGCCAACGATGCCTACGACGCCAGCCGCACCAATGTGTTCGACAGCAGCGGCACCGATATCACCACGCGCCTGTCCGGCGGTTCGCTGGGAGCGATGCTGGATTACCGGGCCAACGTGCTGGAGCCGGCGCAGAACCGCCTCGGCCAGGCGGCCATCGCGCTGGCGACCAGCGTCAATGCGCAGCAGGGCAAGGGCCTGGATCTCAACGGCCAGCTCGGCGCGCCGATCTTCTCGCTGCCGACGCCGCAGGCGATGGCCTCCAAGAACAACACCGGCAATGCCGCGGTGGGCGTGCAGGTCAGCGACGTCAACGCGCTGGACAACGCGGACTACACGCTGCGCTACGACGGCAGCAACTGGAGCATGAGCACCACGGCCGGCCAGCCGGTGGCGCTCACCACCAACCCCGACGGCACCCTGAGCGGTGCCGGGCTCACCCTGAGCGTGTCCGGCGCGGCGCAGGCGGGCGACAGTTTCCGCATCGAGCCGACCCGCAATGCTTCCACCGGGCTGGCGGTGGCCATGACCGATCCGTCCGGGATCGCTGCCGCCGCGGCGGTGCAGGCGCAGCCGGCCAGCGGGAATACGGGCAGTTCGGCGGTGTCGTCGCTGCAGGTGACCGATGCCAGCAATGCGGCGCTCTCCAGCAACGTGACCGTGAGCTTCCCGACGGCCGGCACCTATGCGA is part of the Dyella thiooxydans genome and harbors:
- the flgK gene encoding flagellar hook-associated protein FlgK → MANLFSTGVSGLNAAQVALNTVGNNIANAGTDGYSREVVLQAERVVPQAARYTVGGGVDVTAVERAYSSYLTQAVWTSNGNLQRATTYNDLAGTLNSMLNASGDLQGALDSFYGGFDTVANTPNDSSARQAALGNASALASVFNTLGTQFASQQQQINGQIGSTVASVNTTLDNIASLNKKIHETLGSSTPNALLDQRDALVNTLSGYLGVTAVAQTDGTMSVYSSSGQALVSGSSAFKLSVANDAYDASRTNVFDSSGTDITTRLSGGSLGAMLDYRANVLEPAQNRLGQAAIALATSVNAQQGKGLDLNGQLGAPIFSLPTPQAMASKNNTGNAAVGVQVSDVNALDNADYTLRYDGSNWSMSTTAGQPVALTTNPDGTLSGAGLTLSVSGAAQAGDSFRIEPTRNASTGLAVAMTDPSGIAAAAAVQAQPASGNTGSSAVSSLQVTDASNAALSSNVTVSFPTAGTYAITDTASGTVLGSGAYTPGQALAANGWSLTLSGAPAAGDSYAVSANSNGLNDNSNALALSSLADSKVLAGGSRSVIGNYTLLTTEIGNAGAQAASNVTTQTSLHSQAMSSQQAVSGVNLDEEAANMVKYQQAYQASAQVISTAQTIFNSLLSAVHG
- the flgH gene encoding flagellar basal body L-ring protein FlgH — protein: MNATPRILRLVVPLVLLVLPGCATMAPSHDDAQWAATAPVEPTATPVADGSIYHDNQNMELFVDPRAHRVGDILTVVLQESTQASKKASTSTSKTDKNSFEAPVLLGKTATLNGNPASISLNGDRSFAGDGSSSQSNQLSGQITVTVAQRLSNGNLVVRGEKWLTINQGKELIRISGIVRPQDINPDNSVSSSRVADARIAYTGRGSLADANTQGWLARFFNSKWMPF
- the flgG gene encoding flagellar basal-body rod protein FlgG encodes the protein MLSSLWIAKTGLDAQQTRMDVISNNLANANTTGFKSSRASFQDLMYQNRAQPGAQTTEQTLSPTGLMLGTGVRVVGTEKLFTQGETSQTGNSLDVAIQGRGFLQVSMPDGTIAYTRDGSLHTDANGQLVTADGYPLNPGITLPSNVQSITIGADGTVSATTNGSGAAVQVGTLQLADFVNPAGLQPKGNNLYMETASSGAPQTGQPGLNGMGTLMQGALESSNVNVVEEMVNMIETQRTYEMNSKAISSTDQMLQDLTDKM
- the flgJ gene encoding flagellar assembly peptidoglycan hydrolase FlgJ; protein product: MAGGVDSVAQGVSTWTDLSGFNALRNTAQSDAKAALPIVAKQFESIFTQMVLKSMRDANFGDPNFDSQASTSWQGLADQQLAVTLSSQGHGLGIAEMLVRQLGGKDAQAASGATGNDWQSRLGSVAAALGASTGAAAPASASSGSSGSSGWDDPEADTMSSVAGALGSAATAASRLVPGDPVSFVTTMAPFARKAAQKLGVSVRAVLAQAALETKWGQHMPRHVDGTSSNNLFGMKAGSSWDGGSVSVPTLEVEGGVPVRRRAAFRAYESPAQSFNDYARLLGDNPRYAQALGKGDDVAGFAHGLVQGGYATDPDYARKIAAIANSPAMRQALDALKNGAFAPMSSE
- a CDS encoding flagellar basal body P-ring protein FlgI, which produces MKTRPLTRHLRNTAVPASVHAPHEVRVQEHPLPDELLGARATDARRRSELRRALLRWRQAGAALLAVFGLGLGLVGPAHADKIRDLTSVAGVRTNQLIGYGLVVGLDGSGDQTTQAPFTTQSLENMLQQFGIVVPANARPQLKNAAAVIVTADLPPFAKPGQTIDVTVASIGNAKTLRGGQLLMAPLKGADGNTYAIAQGSVVIGGISAQGKSGSSVQVNISDSGRIPNGATVERAVPSSFASGGDLVLNLNTPDFTTASRVVQAINAAYGAGTANALDGGSIAVRSPPDPSQKVSWLGDIQNIDVTPGDPPARVVVNSRTGTVVIGSDVRVTAAAVAHGSIQVTISEQPLVSQPNAFSKGQTAVVPSSDVQVSENGGHMFKFGPGVSLDTIVRAVNQVGAAPSDLISILQALKQAGALHADLVVI